From Paenibacillus sp. PK3_47, the proteins below share one genomic window:
- a CDS encoding histidine kinase — MNNNRRRPFGGTFNFSTKLIIALSAANILISSITGIITYRIHLSLFNDEVSRQYYMTTEQILAQLDSRVNDMYRVTDYITLNPSVSQAVMEQSERSDSYERMKLEQMLDKEIYQVRLDAPEIMGIRIYDLKGNILNLGSFSGRFNNFTSSFLEDMLARLEPTGGEYVWSRTVESDFLQGTTTNVLLAGRLMRTIELETYGVMLILFNNSLFESHMKDLRIHENTEAYLFDGEDRLVYSLNGSNDPQAPLLADMPPAGSIVRKEHGVSYMYTRQESEKVGFTLVSRVSMEQIQSESRVILQVAVASALASLVSLSIIITVISRMLLRPLGSLVRGMRHVREGKFDTRVVIRSRDELGFLGESFNNMTAHIENLIYEMYERKINEKEAELKAIQAQLNPHFLYNTLGMFFWKFYMLGDERSARLINSLSEMLQYTLEPVGQMTTLRDEIKQMNNYLEIQKERYPDSLTAEIAIPEEIMDCRVFRLLIQPIVENAFIHAFHNKKTDRRLRITGSVQPEGDGADHVLVLEISDNGCGMTQEKIDRILNPSPEPVPDKRNRIGTESVIRRIELAYGAPYGVEIQSVPGEGTMVRMKLPYRLLGGEEA; from the coding sequence ATGAATAACAACAGGCGGCGGCCGTTCGGGGGTACCTTCAACTTCAGCACCAAGCTGATTATTGCCTTATCGGCTGCCAATATTCTGATTTCCAGCATTACAGGCATCATTACGTACCGCATCCATCTGTCTCTGTTCAATGATGAGGTCAGCCGCCAATATTATATGACTACAGAGCAGATTCTTGCCCAATTGGACTCCAGAGTCAACGATATGTACCGGGTCACCGATTACATCACCTTGAATCCGTCCGTCAGCCAGGCGGTTATGGAGCAGAGCGAGAGGTCCGATTCCTATGAGCGGATGAAGCTTGAACAGATGTTGGATAAGGAGATTTATCAGGTCCGTCTGGATGCGCCGGAAATTATGGGGATACGCATTTATGATTTAAAGGGCAATATTCTCAACCTGGGGTCTTTTTCAGGCCGGTTCAACAATTTCACCAGTTCTTTTCTGGAGGACATGCTGGCGAGACTGGAACCGACCGGCGGGGAGTATGTATGGAGCCGGACTGTTGAAAGCGATTTCCTTCAGGGGACCACCACCAATGTGCTGTTAGCCGGCAGGCTTATGCGGACCATTGAACTGGAAACCTACGGAGTGATGCTGATTTTATTCAACAATTCGCTGTTTGAATCGCATATGAAGGATCTGCGCATTCATGAGAATACCGAAGCTTATTTATTTGATGGAGAAGACCGGCTTGTCTATTCGCTGAATGGCTCGAATGATCCCCAGGCGCCTCTTCTTGCTGATATGCCGCCGGCAGGAAGTATTGTGCGCAAAGAGCACGGCGTGTCCTACATGTATACGAGACAGGAGTCAGAAAAAGTAGGCTTTACGCTGGTGAGCAGAGTATCGATGGAACAAATTCAAAGTGAAAGCAGAGTGATCCTGCAGGTGGCCGTTGCATCGGCACTGGCGAGTCTTGTCAGCCTCAGTATCATAATTACAGTGATCAGCCGGATGCTTCTGCGGCCGTTAGGCAGCCTTGTCCGGGGAATGAGGCATGTGCGTGAAGGCAAATTTGACACCCGGGTTGTCATCAGGAGCAGGGACGAGCTTGGTTTTCTCGGTGAGAGCTTTAACAATATGACCGCACATATCGAAAATTTGATCTATGAAATGTATGAACGCAAAATCAATGAAAAAGAAGCGGAGCTGAAGGCCATCCAGGCCCAGCTTAATCCTCATTTTCTGTATAACACACTCGGTATGTTCTTCTGGAAGTTCTATATGCTTGGGGATGAACGGTCGGCCCGTCTGATCAACAGCCTGTCGGAAATGCTGCAGTATACGCTGGAGCCTGTCGGGCAAATGACTACATTACGGGATGAGATCAAGCAGATGAACAACTATCTGGAGATCCAGAAGGAGCGTTACCCGGATTCGCTTACCGCTGAAATTGCCATTCCGGAAGAAATCATGGATTGCCGCGTATTCAGGCTGCTAATTCAGCCGATTGTGGAAAATGCCTTCATTCATGCCTTTCATAATAAAAAGACAGACCGCCGCCTGCGGATTACCGGCTCTGTTCAGCCCGAAGGAGACGGTGCTGATCACGTACTGGTCCTGGAGATCAGCGATAACGGCTGCGGAATGACGCAGGAGAAGATTGACCGGATTCTGAATCCGTCACCGGAGCCTGTACCCGATAAACGGAACCGTATAGGAACCGAAAGCGTCATCCGGCGGATTGAGCTGGCTTATGGCGCCCCGTATGGAGTCGAAATACAGTCGGTACCCGGCGAAGGAACAATGGTGCGTATGAAACTGCCGTACCGGCTGCTTGGAGGTGAAGAGGCTTGA
- a CDS encoding response regulator, giving the protein MIGKLLVVDDEIWFREGLVQLITSNQLGWEVVGEASDGEEAMQAVALYKPDLVITDINMPVMDGLQFMEWLSRCHPDIKVIILTGYRDFEYAQRALRYGAVEFLLKPFSLDEAYRVFRTAYEELRLKQLELRVAIQEQQTGLFRAALFGLPCERTLRERWEEHWREADFCILEVQSYELPGKRYSSGDIDLLHYAVTNIIQELLQRHAVEGLYVPLRKEAFAFLLKPGCEGEKYGTAVQEALQRFMDLTTSWLKVGVVRQFADLADQYGMLSAQGSGRVEDLAAVDGFALLKEELLSLLVTSDLPAAERRLEDYVNQAALAGLQVCKTRVYTLITVFSSILHTDFKHLQAAAADEELNPARILQFQSVEKLVSWAKEKCTEFIDIFDDWLNRQQDNTVLQAKQYISSHYREDCSLQTVAAHVHVTPNYLSNLFKKETGVGLTHYVAQLRIEEAKTLLQRSRLRMTEIAERVGFDNSSYFTVVFKQMTGESPREFRKRTE; this is encoded by the coding sequence TTGATCGGTAAACTGCTTGTTGTAGACGATGAAATCTGGTTCCGTGAGGGCCTGGTGCAGTTAATCACCAGCAACCAGCTGGGGTGGGAAGTAGTCGGCGAAGCTTCTGACGGGGAGGAGGCGATGCAGGCGGTAGCGCTGTACAAGCCGGACCTCGTCATCACAGATATCAATATGCCGGTAATGGACGGGCTGCAGTTCATGGAATGGCTGTCCCGCTGCCATCCGGATATCAAAGTCATTATTCTGACGGGATACCGTGACTTTGAATATGCACAGCGCGCGCTGCGGTATGGGGCGGTAGAGTTTTTGCTCAAGCCCTTCTCGCTGGATGAGGCTTACCGCGTCTTCCGCACAGCCTATGAGGAGCTGAGGCTGAAGCAGCTGGAGCTGCGGGTCGCCATCCAGGAGCAGCAGACCGGGCTGTTCCGGGCTGCACTGTTCGGGCTGCCCTGTGAGCGTACACTCAGAGAGCGCTGGGAAGAGCATTGGCGGGAAGCTGACTTCTGTATTCTCGAGGTTCAAAGCTATGAGCTGCCGGGCAAAAGGTATTCTTCAGGCGATATTGATCTGCTTCATTATGCGGTAACGAATATTATACAGGAGCTGCTGCAGAGACATGCTGTAGAAGGCCTTTATGTTCCCTTGCGCAAGGAGGCTTTTGCTTTTCTGTTAAAGCCCGGCTGCGAAGGGGAGAAGTACGGCACAGCTGTGCAGGAGGCTCTGCAGCGCTTCATGGATCTGACAACCAGCTGGCTCAAGGTGGGGGTGGTCAGACAGTTTGCCGATCTGGCGGACCAATACGGGATGCTGTCCGCACAAGGCAGCGGCAGGGTGGAGGACCTGGCAGCAGTGGACGGGTTTGCCCTGCTGAAGGAGGAGCTGCTGTCTCTGCTTGTCACCAGTGATCTGCCTGCGGCAGAGCGCAGGCTGGAGGATTATGTGAACCAGGCAGCCCTCGCCGGACTGCAGGTCTGCAAGACCAGAGTCTATACGCTGATTACTGTTTTTTCAAGTATTCTGCATACGGACTTCAAGCATCTCCAGGCGGCCGCGGCTGACGAGGAGCTGAACCCCGCCCGTATTCTCCAGTTTCAATCGGTGGAGAAGCTGGTATCCTGGGCCAAGGAGAAATGCACAGAGTTTATAGATATTTTTGATGACTGGCTGAACAGGCAGCAGGATAATACCGTGCTTCAGGCCAAACAGTACATTAGCAGTCATTACCGGGAAGACTGTTCACTGCAGACCGTCGCTGCGCATGTGCATGTTACGCCGAATTATCTCAGCAACCTGTTCAAGAAAGAGACCGGAGTAGGCCTTACCCATTACGTCGCCCAGCTGCGGATCGAGGAAGCCAAGACCCTGCTGCAGCGCAGCCGTCTGCGGATGACGGAGATTGCCGAGCGGGTCGGATTTGATAATTCCAGCTATTTTACAGTGGTATTCAAGCAGATGACCGGAGAATCGCCGCGTGAGTTCCGGAAGCGGACCGAGTAG
- a CDS encoding ABC transporter permease subunit, translating to MNAAPAADAAGPEAKGRFSGPKWKRFKTNLPLLLMFTPVILFYLIFRYAPIGGLVIAFKDYNFYDGVFNSPWVGFHYFEVLFQDPRTLEIIRNTLVLSLLSLAVGFPIPIILAIMLNEVRSMAFKRTVQTIVYMPHFLSWVIIAMLVSTAFAMENGLVNRVVEQITGNTYPFMYEKFSWVSIFIGSGIWKDMGFNAIIFLAALSAIDPSLYEAAAMDGGGKMRQIWHITLPGIRPTIILLLILSMGRVMEVGFDQVFMLQNANVNQIADVISTYIYRIGLQGAQFSLTTAMGLFESLVAFILVFTANTIARKFDQGLW from the coding sequence ATGAATGCAGCCCCGGCTGCAGACGCGGCCGGTCCTGAAGCAAAGGGAAGATTCAGCGGACCGAAATGGAAACGCTTCAAAACAAATTTGCCCCTGCTGCTGATGTTCACACCGGTCATTTTGTTTTATCTGATCTTCCGGTATGCACCGATTGGCGGGCTGGTCATTGCCTTTAAGGATTACAATTTTTATGACGGGGTGTTCAACAGCCCCTGGGTCGGTTTTCATTACTTTGAAGTGCTGTTCCAGGATCCCCGGACCCTGGAAATTATCCGCAACACCCTGGTGCTAAGCCTGCTGAGTCTCGCTGTCGGTTTTCCGATTCCGATTATTCTGGCCATCATGCTCAATGAAGTGCGCAGCATGGCCTTCAAACGGACTGTCCAGACCATTGTGTATATGCCTCACTTCTTGTCATGGGTTATCATTGCCATGCTGGTAAGCACAGCGTTTGCCATGGAGAACGGGCTGGTTAACCGGGTTGTCGAACAAATCACCGGTAATACTTATCCGTTTATGTACGAGAAGTTCTCCTGGGTCTCCATCTTTATCGGCTCAGGAATCTGGAAAGACATGGGCTTCAATGCCATTATCTTTCTGGCTGCCCTCTCCGCCATTGATCCCAGCCTGTATGAGGCCGCGGCCATGGATGGAGGCGGGAAAATGCGGCAGATCTGGCACATTACCCTTCCCGGTATCCGTCCCACCATTATCCTGCTGCTGATTTTATCGATGGGCCGCGTAATGGAGGTAGGCTTTGATCAGGTATTCATGCTCCAGAATGCGAACGTGAACCAGATTGCCGATGTCATCAGCACCTACATTTACCGGATCGGTCTGCAGGGTGCACAGTTCAGTCTGACGACAGCAATGGGATTGTTCGAATCATTAGTGGCGTTTATCCTGGTGTTCACGGCCAATACGATCGCCCGCAAATTTGACCAAGGTCTATGGTAA
- a CDS encoding carbohydrate ABC transporter permease, with product MRDSRSEKLFYLLNYVLLTIIALSCILPLLNVIALSLSGADAVASGRVTLWPVETSLASFKSLFTGTPIMRSFWNSVQITLIGTGLSMLVTIMAAYPLSRRQFYSRRFFTLAMVFTMIFNGGLIPSYLVVQNLGLVNSYAALWLPGLVSTYNMLLMRSAFEQLPGEVDEAAKIDGCGETGILLRIVLPLSKPMLATLALFYGVGYWNAFMSVMIYINDTAKYNMTVLVQNMIKSTSMIQDFADPTMLATMTPEGIRSAAVIVMIVPILAVYPLLQKYFVKGVMLGSIKG from the coding sequence ATGCGGGACAGCAGAAGTGAGAAGCTTTTCTATTTGCTGAACTATGTATTATTGACCATTATAGCCCTAAGCTGCATCCTTCCGCTGCTGAATGTAATAGCTTTATCGCTGAGCGGAGCGGATGCGGTGGCAAGCGGGAGAGTAACGCTATGGCCGGTGGAGACCAGCCTGGCATCTTTTAAAAGCCTGTTTACGGGCACTCCGATCATGCGTTCCTTCTGGAACAGTGTGCAGATTACTTTGATCGGGACGGGGCTGAGCATGCTGGTTACCATCATGGCTGCTTATCCGCTCTCGAGAAGACAGTTTTACAGCCGCCGCTTTTTTACACTGGCCATGGTATTCACGATGATCTTTAACGGCGGGCTTATTCCCAGCTACCTGGTGGTGCAGAATCTCGGCCTGGTGAACAGCTATGCGGCATTGTGGCTGCCGGGCCTGGTCAGTACCTATAATATGCTGCTGATGCGTTCCGCTTTTGAACAGCTGCCCGGCGAGGTGGACGAAGCGGCCAAAATTGACGGCTGCGGGGAAACGGGCATTCTGCTGCGGATTGTGCTGCCGCTGTCGAAGCCGATGCTGGCTACACTGGCGCTCTTTTACGGAGTCGGTTACTGGAATGCCTTCATGAGCGTCATGATCTATATCAACGATACCGCCAAGTACAACATGACCGTGCTGGTGCAGAATATGATCAAGTCCACCAGTATGATCCAGGATTTCGCCGATCCGACCATGCTGGCCACGATGACACCGGAAGGGATACGTTCCGCCGCCGTCATTGTCATGATTGTCCCGATCCTGGCGGTATATCCGCTGCTGCAAAAGTATTTCGTAAAGGGTGTTATGCTAGGCTCTATTAAAGGTTAA
- a CDS encoding extracellular solute-binding protein gives MSLFNKLPKLMLIAGLGSGLLAGCSNDKEPAAGSSGNTGEKERGSISSTIYDRGSVPNGMGTIEDNMWTKWINENGPANLKFVAIPRWESQSKLNVLLASGSAPDLIFEFGTSIRNQMFDQKQLMPLDDLIEQHSVEYKALLGKYPQLKQAGIKSDGKLYEFGRMNEVYPLVSVFIREDWLDKLGLQVPTNEEEFLAVAKAFTEQDPDGNGVDDTYGIGGFEFGDNAGLFRYIFNANWVNLGENGEIEVGPERLQKEAEFKRALYEAGVVDKDFLSDKDGSKSKQDFLNGKIGIYAFMTNDYMGFASRELDTLMTNVPDAKLKIMPLPKTSAGQFTTVWNNPVQMTAVVNARAKNPEAIMEYIDFLVKPETGRTFRYGIEGEHYKLEADGKPVILDQEKYKNEVSWASDFGMVYSRLEEGKYGYAETQFDEAIPAQKEALRLFREAMETYMTDLPVGEGLTHSEHMPQLPKELQVKFSNVTAAVHDIYTRAIISGSKYTIEQAADDAQKQWETGGSAEIVDWYKQWWDKEKDNVLIWSDFYEIYEQQQEAFKAE, from the coding sequence ATGAGTTTATTCAATAAACTGCCTAAGTTAATGTTAATTGCTGGTTTAGGAAGCGGCTTGCTGGCGGGATGTTCGAACGACAAGGAGCCGGCTGCAGGAAGCTCAGGCAATACAGGAGAGAAGGAACGGGGAAGCATTTCCTCCACCATCTATGACCGGGGATCGGTTCCGAACGGGATGGGGACGATCGAAGACAATATGTGGACCAAATGGATCAATGAAAACGGCCCGGCCAATCTGAAATTTGTCGCTATTCCGCGCTGGGAATCACAGTCCAAATTGAATGTCCTCCTGGCTTCGGGCAGCGCGCCGGACCTGATCTTTGAATTCGGCACCAGCATCCGCAACCAGATGTTTGACCAGAAACAGCTCATGCCGCTGGATGATCTTATCGAGCAGCATAGTGTAGAGTATAAGGCACTGCTCGGGAAGTATCCCCAGCTTAAGCAGGCAGGCATCAAATCGGACGGCAAGCTGTACGAATTTGGCCGCATGAATGAGGTGTATCCGCTTGTGAGCGTATTCATCCGGGAGGATTGGCTGGATAAGCTGGGACTTCAGGTTCCGACAAATGAGGAGGAATTTCTGGCTGTCGCCAAGGCCTTCACAGAGCAGGATCCGGACGGCAACGGGGTAGATGATACTTACGGAATCGGCGGTTTTGAGTTCGGGGATAATGCCGGCTTGTTCAGATACATTTTTAATGCCAACTGGGTCAATCTCGGGGAGAACGGTGAAATTGAGGTCGGTCCGGAACGACTGCAGAAAGAAGCGGAGTTTAAACGCGCACTCTATGAAGCAGGGGTTGTGGACAAGGACTTCCTGAGCGATAAAGACGGGTCCAAATCGAAGCAGGACTTCCTGAACGGTAAAATCGGGATCTATGCTTTTATGACCAATGATTACATGGGCTTTGCTTCCCGCGAACTGGATACGCTGATGACCAATGTGCCGGATGCCAAGCTGAAAATTATGCCGCTTCCCAAGACTTCCGCAGGACAATTCACTACGGTCTGGAACAATCCCGTGCAAATGACCGCAGTCGTAAATGCCCGGGCCAAAAACCCGGAAGCCATCATGGAATATATTGATTTCCTTGTGAAACCGGAGACCGGGCGCACCTTCCGCTACGGTATCGAAGGCGAGCACTATAAACTGGAAGCAGACGGTAAACCGGTCATTCTTGATCAGGAGAAATACAAAAATGAAGTAAGCTGGGCCAGCGATTTCGGGATGGTATACAGCCGCCTGGAGGAAGGGAAGTACGGATACGCCGAAACCCAGTTCGATGAAGCGATTCCTGCCCAGAAGGAAGCTTTGCGGCTGTTCCGGGAAGCGATGGAGACGTATATGACCGACCTGCCGGTGGGCGAAGGGTTGACCCACTCCGAGCATATGCCGCAGCTGCCGAAGGAGCTGCAGGTGAAATTCAGCAATGTAACAGCTGCTGTGCATGATATCTACACAAGAGCCATTATCAGCGGCAGCAAATATACCATTGAACAAGCGGCGGATGACGCGCAGAAGCAATGGGAAACCGGCGGCAGTGCGGAAATTGTAGACTGGTATAAACAGTGGTGGGACAAGGAAAAGGACAATGTCCTGATCTGGAGCGACTTCTACGAAATCTATGAGCAGCAGCAGGAAGCTTTTAAAGCTGAATAA
- a CDS encoding AraC family transcriptional regulator, translating into MIAKSTGYRDPTHFRQGFRKIMGTSPSDYRKSGQQKQT; encoded by the coding sequence ATGATCGCCAAAAGCACCGGATACCGTGATCCTACACATTTTCGCCAGGGATTCCGCAAAATTATGGGGACCAGTCCGAGTGATTACCGGAAAAGCGGGCAGCAGAAGCAGACGTAA
- a CDS encoding AraC family transcriptional regulator, producing MRQACSLSCPLTLIQLAVEAGLSRRHCIRRFQQLTGIGFSGYLQHKRTELACRLLLNDDKSK from the coding sequence GTGAGACAAGCATGCTCTCTATCCTGCCCCTTAACCCTGATACAGCTCGCGGTGGAAGCCGGCTTAAGCCGCAGACATTGCATCCGGCGGTTTCAGCAGTTGACCGGCATAGGCTTTTCCGGCTATCTGCAGCACAAACGGACCGAACTGGCCTGCCGGCTGCTGCTGAACGACGACAAATCGAAATGA
- a CDS encoding helix-turn-helix domain-containing protein gives MREQLARNISIYRKLKGLTQEELAQKLGLSFQAVSKWENAQSMPDISLLPELSRILGVSIDKLLGYISQDKPITIYEETYKTKDYYWGTEPNKVCYQVLQLMPPARHLRLLDIGCGEGKDAVFFARNGYEVSAFDVTDAGIEKTRRLAEQAGVRLNVFKADILDYRLDTHYDIIFSSGVLNYIKPEFRTEIFENYKQHTNEHGLHVFNVFVHKPFIAPPPEKEPNAYKWYSGELLTHYHDWVITDSPEVIFSCKSTGIPHQHAMTKLIAQKPPA, from the coding sequence ATGAGGGAACAATTGGCCAGAAATATAAGCATATACCGTAAACTGAAAGGACTTACCCAGGAAGAGCTTGCCCAGAAGCTGGGGTTATCATTTCAAGCCGTATCCAAGTGGGAAAATGCCCAATCCATGCCGGATATTTCGCTGCTGCCGGAGCTGTCCAGAATTCTGGGAGTAAGTATTGATAAGCTGCTTGGGTATATATCGCAGGATAAGCCAATCACCATTTATGAGGAAACCTATAAAACTAAAGATTATTACTGGGGAACTGAGCCCAATAAAGTTTGCTACCAGGTGCTGCAGCTTATGCCCCCTGCAAGACATTTGAGATTGCTCGATATCGGCTGCGGTGAGGGGAAAGACGCCGTGTTTTTTGCCCGGAACGGATACGAGGTCAGCGCATTTGATGTAACGGACGCCGGGATTGAGAAGACCAGGAGACTGGCTGAGCAAGCCGGTGTGCGCCTCAATGTTTTCAAAGCGGACATATTAGATTACCGGCTGGACACTCATTATGACATTATCTTCTCGAGCGGTGTTCTCAACTACATCAAGCCGGAATTCCGCACAGAAATTTTTGAGAACTATAAACAGCATACAAATGAGCACGGGTTGCATGTCTTTAATGTGTTTGTACATAAACCTTTTATTGCACCGCCGCCTGAAAAAGAGCCCAATGCTTATAAGTGGTATTCAGGCGAACTGCTCACGCATTATCATGACTGGGTGATCACCGACAGTCCGGAGGTTATTTTCAGCTGCAAATCAACAGGTATCCCCCATCAGCATGCCATGACAAAACTGATTGCCCAAAAGCCTCCCGCCTGA
- a CDS encoding YitT family protein: MNVKRQHKSNKLRIFSKALLITIGAFIAAYGLEAVLIPNNVSDGGVTGLSIVGSELFGLPLGLLIGVINIPFVWLGYKQIGKSFALYSILGIASLAVGTVLMHHVPTIIEGDTLLVTVVGGIIIGFGMGLALRNGGALDGIDMLAVLLSRKLPFGTSDLILFLNSFVFIIVSTVFGLQGAILSALAYFIASKVIHIVEEGLSGSKTFKIITNQPEIMVETIRDRLGRGSTYTDAYGGYSNEQYKEITCVINRLEDSKIKEIIHEIDPNAFVVVYDVAEVKGGNFKKKNIH, translated from the coding sequence ATGAATGTAAAAAGACAACACAAATCAAATAAGCTAAGAATCTTCTCAAAAGCATTATTGATTACCATAGGGGCATTTATAGCTGCGTATGGCCTGGAGGCTGTATTAATTCCCAACAACGTTTCGGACGGCGGCGTGACAGGTCTAAGTATCGTCGGTTCAGAGCTGTTTGGATTACCGTTAGGTCTGCTGATTGGTGTAATCAACATTCCGTTTGTGTGGCTGGGGTATAAGCAGATCGGTAAAAGCTTTGCGCTTTATTCCATTCTCGGCATCGCCTCCCTGGCGGTCGGTACGGTTCTGATGCATCATGTGCCCACGATTATTGAAGGGGATACCTTGCTCGTTACGGTCGTCGGCGGGATTATCATCGGTTTTGGTATGGGTCTGGCCCTGCGTAACGGCGGAGCGCTGGACGGGATCGATATGCTGGCAGTGCTGCTGTCACGAAAATTGCCTTTTGGGACAAGTGACCTGATTCTGTTTCTGAATTCATTTGTCTTCATTATTGTATCCACCGTATTTGGCTTACAAGGAGCTATCCTGTCGGCACTCGCTTATTTCATTGCTTCGAAAGTCATACATATTGTGGAGGAAGGCCTCAGCGGCTCCAAGACCTTCAAGATTATCACCAACCAGCCTGAAATTATGGTAGAAACGATCCGGGACCGGTTAGGCCGCGGTTCTACGTATACCGATGCTTACGGAGGATACTCCAATGAGCAGTACAAGGAAATCACCTGTGTAATCAACCGTCTGGAAGACAGTAAGATCAAGGAAATCATCCACGAAATTGACCCGAACGCTTTTGTTGTAGTGTATGATGTAGCCGAGGTTAAGGGCGGAAACTTTAAGAAGAAAAATATACATTAA